One Pyrus communis chromosome 13, drPyrComm1.1, whole genome shotgun sequence genomic window carries:
- the LOC137713118 gene encoding uncharacterized protein, whose product MEAVSPDQESVGSGTKRSSASSGSRSRNCKEFLHRFVDSGMLTAQLEDWFESISNKSEPMKPAFDVPFELIELQKFDYALEGISFQQVIRMPNSVYASTSDAVEETAYLAIEDFLHAGAKGLWEAFWSQDEPMPFSVACLYNENLKFYQAEKAIADGKLGGLCATGLLLTNSRHPRGKWDHILELSLLRPDIRNFSMDSDRQLSLSVLGEALFYALLVLLSRSLSRMNYSQSSNSVFILLVDSQYGGVVKVEGDVNKMVFDVNNVYECAAEWITNHSRIAVSSIDRIWNKLGNANWGDIGALQVLFATFHCIVQFAGFPKHSIEDLAADHGPRLQARRTERQLGNSRANGNGLYRFQQRSVSPEIVEVEDDSAKIETEQLMKLEAGSVLWLEDSNWQKGYQINQVLNNSEHPYYIASPVEEPQKSLFLYVGSHPSQLEPAWEDMNLWYQVQRQTKILTIMKQRGLSSKYLPQLSASGRIIHPGHCQKPSSGGNCDHPWCGTPILVTSPVGETVAHMTSEARFGMEDAIRCCHDCLSALSTAASTGIRHGDIRPENVICVRSAEKQPYFVLIGWGRAILEDRDRPAMNLHFSSTYALQEGKLCSASDAESLVYMLYISCGGVLPDLDSVEGALQWRETSWSRRLIQQKLGEASTVLKAFADYVDSLCGTPYPMDYDIWLRRLRRNINEDDSGKEIDTSG is encoded by the coding sequence CTGTGTCGCCAGACCAGGAATCAGTTGGGTCTGGGACAAAGAGGTCTAGTGCATCATCTGGCAGTAGGTCTCGTAACTGCAAGGAGTTTCTTCATAGATTTGTAGACAGTGGCATGCTTACTGCACAATTAGAAGACTGGTTTGAATCTATATCCAACAAATCGGAACCAATGAAACCGGCCTTTGATGTGCCTTTTGAGTTGATAGAACTTCAAAAGTTTGACTATGCATTGGAAGGGATTTCATTTCAGCAGGTGATTAGGATGCCCAATTCCGTTTATGCTTCAACATCGGATGCTGTTGAAGAAACTGCTTATCTTGCCATTGAAGATTTTTTACATGCTGGTGCGAAGGGATTGTGGGAAGCATTCTGGAGTCAAGATGAGCCTATGCCTTTCTCTGTTGCTTGTCTATACAATGAAAACTTGAAATTCTACCAGGCTGAGAAGGCAATTGCAGATGGTAAACTTGGAGGTCTTTGTGCTACTGGTTTATTGCTTACAAACTCTAGACATCCCCGTGGGAAGTGGGATCATATTCTTGAACTGTCTCTTTTAAGGCCTGATATCAGAAACTTTTCCATGGATAGTGACAGGCAGCTTTCTCTATCTGTTTTAGGCGAGGCCCTTTTCTATGCTCTACTTGTATTATTATCAAGAAGCTTGAGCAGAATGAACTACTCTCAGAGTTCAAACTCTGTGTTTATTCTTCTTGTTGATTCTCAGTATGGTGGGGTAGTAAAGGTTGAAGGAGATGTAAATAAGATGGTGTTTGATGTCAATAATGTTTACGAATGTGCTGCTGAATGGATTACAAACCATTCTAGGATTGCGGTCTCGTCCATTGATAGGATCTGGAACAAACTTGGAAATGCCAACTGGGGAGACATTGGTGCTTTACAGGTACTCTTTGCTACCTTCCATTGTATCGTGCAATTTGCTGGATTTCCCAAGCACTCGATAGAGGACTTAGCTGCTGACCATGGTCCTCGCCTCCAAGCAAGAAGGACTGAGAGGCAGTTGGGGAATTCCCGGGCGAATGGAAATGGTCTGTATCGGTTCCAGCAGCGCAGTGTATCCCCAGAAATCGTTGAAGTTGAGGATGATTCTGCTAAAATTGAGACCGAACAGTTAATGAAGCTAGAAGCAGGATCTGTATTATGGTTGGAGGATTCTAACTGGCAAAAAGGTTACCAGATCAATCAAGTCTTGAATAACAGTGAACATCCATATTACATTGCTTCTCCGGTTGAAGAACCTCAGAAAAGTTTGTTTCTATATGTTGGTTCTCATCCTTCCCAGCTGGAGCCCGCGTGGGAGGATATGAATCTGTGGTATCAAGTTCAGAGGCAGACGAAAATATTGACTATTATGAAACAGAGAGGTCTATCTAGCAAGTATCTACCTCAGTTAAGTGCTTCTGGCAGGATTATTCACCCTGGTCATTGTCAGAAACCCAGCTCGGGTGGAAACTGTGATCACCCCTGGTGTGGCACCCCGATTCTTGTGACGAGCCCAGTTGGTGAAACAGTGGCTCATATGACAAGTGAGGCCAGATTTGGTATGGAGGACGCGATCAGGTGTTGCCATGATTGCTTATCTGCACTTTCAACTGCTGCTTCCACAGGAATTCGCCACGGAGACATCAGGCCTGAGAATGTGATTTGTGTCAGGTCTGCCGAGAAGCAAccttattttgttcttattggtTGGGGACGTGCTATTCTTGAAGATAGGGACCGCCCTGCAATGAACCTTCATTTCTCTTCTACTTATGCTCTCCAGGAGGGAAAGCTATGCTCAGCTTCAGATGCAGAGAGCCTTGTTTACATGCTTTATATTTCGTGTGGTGGGGTTCTACCTGATCTGGATTCCGTTGAGGGGGCACTGCAGTGGAGAGAGACTTCTTGGTCCAGGAGATTAATTCAACAGAAGTTAGGTGAGGCCTCAACTGTGTTGAAAGCATTTGCCGATTATGTTGATAGTCTATGTGGGACACCATATCCCATGGACTATGATATATGGCTAAGAAGGTTGAGGAGAAACATTAATGAGGATGATTCTGGGAAGGAAATTGATACATCGGGGTAA
- the LOC137713304 gene encoding uncharacterized protein, which yields MGFLGSSTIPLGLGMGRVVGEHCWEWGRKYLGYKLCSVKDFMSLALGVISVLIWGVAEIPQIITNYKAKSTHGLSLAFLMTWILGDLFNLFGCLLEPATLPTQYYTAMFYTATTSVLSAQTIYYRYIYPRLKYNLKKGSKSNPAEVPGKASGRTIVIDTPSAGNVSSSPILCPNISPGRESYYISARSLSRSHASTEEFHAAQRTTRTLNHNRNPNEVPLLGALASTQSAPSNNVKTTLCVVSLMTLFGTFNHQSVDLSVENPNRGVVMQVGRWLLQVSSGLLRETGTKDSCGMGSFLGWGIVEL from the exons ATGGGATTTCTTGGGAGTTCAACGATCCCATTGGGACTGGGAATGGGAAGAGTTGTGGGCGAGCATTGCTGGGAATGGGGGAGGAAGTACTTGGGGTACAAACTCTGCAGCGTGAAGGACTTCATGTCGTTGGCGCTGGGTGTAATCAGCGTCCTCATTTGGGGCGTCGCTGAGATTCCCCAAATCATCACTAACTACAAAGCCAAATCCACTCACGGCCTCTCTCTTGCTTTCTTGATGACTTGGATTCTCGG AGACCTGTTTAACCTTTTTGGCTGCCTGTTGGAACCAGCTACT CTTCCAACACAATACTATACAGCAATG TTTTATACAGCAACCACATCAGTTCTTTCTGCACAGACCATATACTATCGTTACATATATCCTCGTCTTAAGTACAATTTGAAAAAG GGTTCCAAGTCTAATCCCGCTGAGGTTCCAGGAAAAGCTAGTGGCAGGACTATTGTGATTGACACCCCCTCTGCAGGAAATGTTTCAAGTTCACCCATTCTTTGTCCCAATATTTCTCCCGGACGAGAATCATACTACAT ATCAGCAAGATCTTTATCAAGGAGTCACGCCTCTACAGAAGAATTTCATGCGGCACAAAGAACAACTCGTACATTGAATCATAATCGAAATCCCAATGAAGTGCCCTTGCTTGGTGCACTTGCATCTACACAATCTGCACCATCTAATAATGTCAAGACTACGCTATGTGTG GTCTCGCTGATGACCTTATTTGGCACTTTTAATCACCAATCAGTTGATTTAAGTGTTGAGAATCCAAATCGAGGAGTAGTGATGCAAGTAGGAAGATGGCTGTTGCAG GTGAGTAGTGGGCTGCTGCGAGAAACGGGTACTAAAGATAGCTGTGGGATGGGAAGTTTCCTTGGCTGGGGaattgttgaattataa
- the LOC137713673 gene encoding protein PLANT CADMIUM RESISTANCE 10-like — MKGQSSYAPPAYIPLGMSDSDSAIVLRNEDPPNQQNSIDGPKQWSSGICACCDDMQSCCVGLFCPCFLFGKNAEFLGSGTLLGSCMTHFILWALVNTACCLLTEGLFLGIPGCFVACYACGYRSALRTKYNLQEAPCGDFVTHFFCHLCALCQEYREIREKSDSGAPDLSLAVVTAPPVQTMEPGLQK; from the exons ATGAAAGGCCAAAGCAGTTACGCTCCACCTGCTTACATTCCGTTGGGAATGTCAGATTCTGATTCAGCGATTGTTTTGCGAAATGAAGACCCGCCCAATCAGCAGAACAGCATTGATGGGCCCAAACAATGGTCTTCTGGAATCTGCGCATGCTGTGACGATATGCAGAGCT gtTGTGTAGGTCTATTTTGTCCATGCTTTCTGTTTGGAAAGAATGCAGAATTTCTGGGTTCTGGGACATTATTAGGATCATGCATGactcattttattttgtgggcACTTGTTAATACCGCCTGCTGCTTATTGACTGAGGGCCTGTTTTTGGGCATACCGGGATGCTTTGTTGCATGTTATGCTTGTGGCTACCGCAGTGCCCTAAGAACAAAGTATAATCTTCAG GAAGCACCATGTGGAGACTTCGTCACTCATTTTTTCTGCCATCTGTGTGCACTTTGTCAAGAGTACCGGGAGATCCGTGAAAAGTCTGATTCCGGCGCTCCTGACCTGAGTCTGGCTGTAGTTACAGCCCCACCAGTCCAGACAATGGAACCAGGTCTCCAAAAGTAA